A stretch of DNA from Cellulomonas xiejunii:
GCGCAACACGGAGATCGCCGCCGAGCTCGGGGTCACCGTCAAGACGGTGAAGAACCACGTCAACCGGATCTTCGGCAAGCTCGGCGCGGCCGGCCGGGTCGACGCGGTCCTCATCTGGCAGTCGTCGCGTGCCCGGTCCGGGCTGCGTGCGGTGCCGCCGGGCGCGCCGTCGTCGAGCGCGCGGTCCGCGCCCACGTCTCCCGCGCTGGCCGGGTAGCCCTAGCGGTGGACGTCGACCCGCGCGTCGTCGTCCGCGTCGACCCACAGCCGCGCGAGGAAGTCCTGCACGGCACCCGCCTCCTCCGCGCCCAGCTCGCGGAACCGCTCCAGGGCGCGCTCCGCGTCGCGACGAGCCCCCGGTGCGCCCGCCGGTCCGTCGCGGGCGGCCCGCACACGCGCGAGGCCGAACAGTGCCAACGCCTCGTGGTACCGGTCCCCCATGCCCGCGCACAGCTCCAGGACCCGCGCGAAACGCCGCTGGGCGGTGTCGTGGTCGCCCAGCCCGTCGGCCGCCAGACCCAGGTTGACCAGCAGGTTCGCCTCGAGCACGCGGTGCCTGTCGGCCCTCGCGAGCGCGAGCGCGGGCTCGCCGTGCCGGACGGCGGGCCCCCACTGCCCGAGCTCGGCGTACAGCTCGCACAGCACGTCGCCCGACGCGACCTGGTAGTAGCCGTCGCCCAGGTCGACGGCCGCGGCGTGCGCCTCGTGGGCGGCCGCGAGCGCGGCGTCGTACTCGCGGGCCTCCCGCAGCGTCGACGCGAGGTTGCTGACGACGCTGACGCGGTACCACCAGCGGTCACCGTCGAGCAGCCGCAGCGCCTCGCGCAGGCGCGCGACCGACGCGTCGTTGCGGCCGAGTCGCGAGCAGGCGACGCTCTCGTGGTTGAGCAGCACCGCCTGCGCGCGGGTGTCGCCCAACGCCCGGGCCGAGCGCGACCCGGTGCGCAGCACGTCGAGCCACTCGGTCGCCCCCGCGGCCGCGTAGTAGGTCTCGAACAGGAGCACGACCAGCTGCCACACGAGCCGGTGGTGGCCGTGCGCGTGGCCCTCCCGCAGCAGCGCCGTGATGTTCGCGAGCTCCGCGAGCGTCCAGCGCAGCAGCTCGGAGCCGTCGTCGACGAGCACGGGGACCTCGTGCCGGGTCGCCGGCGGGTCGAACTGCAGGAGCCGGTGGCGCATGTTGGCGACGAGCGTGCACACGTACCAGGTGAGCAGTCGGTCGCGCGCGGCCGCGCGCTCGTCGTCGGACAGCGCGTCCGCGAGCTCGGCGGCGTGCGCACGCGTCAGGTCGTGCATGACGTAGCGGCCGTCGCTGAGGTCCAGGAGGTGGTGCTCACGCAGCTCGCCCAGCAGCTGCGCGGCACGCGGCGGGTCGACGTCGACGAGTGCCGCGCTCGCGAGCACCGACGTGCTCTGGCAGGGCAGCGCCGCGAGGAGGCAGAGCATGCGCTGCTGCGCATCGTCGAGCGCCGCGGTCGACGTCGCCAGGACGCCACGCACGGACGCCGACGGCCCGTCGTCCAGGTCGAGCACGTCCAGGCGGTGCCGCGAGTCCTCGAGCCGCGCGACCATCGCCCCGATCGACGCGCCGGGACCGGTGTCGACCTGCTCGGCGGCGATGCGCAGCGCGAACGGCAGGGCGTCGCACAGCTCGACGAGGCGCCGCGTCGCGTCGGGCTCCCCCGCGACGACGTCGGCCCCGAGCGTGCCCTCCAGCAGCTCACGCGCCTCGGCCGGGTCGAAGCGCGTGAGCGGCAGGCACCGGGCGCCGTGCCGGACGGCCAGGCCACCGAGCCGGTCGCGGCTCGTCACCAGGACGAAGCACGAGGCGGACCCGGGCAGCAGGTCCTCGACCTGCTCGGTCGACGCCGCGTTGTCCAGGACGACGAGCAGACGACGGTCGGCGACCATGCTGCGCCACAGGGCGACGAGCTGCTCGTGCTGCTGGGGGGCGGACAGCACCCCGAGTGCCGCGAGCAGCTGGCGGAGCGCGGCCGACGGCGTGACGGGCGGGTGCCGGGGGTCGAACCCGCGCAGGTTCACGTAGAGCTGGCCGTCGGTGAAGCGGTCGCGCAGCATGTGCCCGGCCCGCACGGCGAGCGACGTCTTGCCGACACCGCCGACCCCGACGACCGTGACGACGCGCGCACCGTCGGGGGTCCCCGCCAGACGCAGCACCTCGAGCAGCTCGCGCGAGCGGCCGACGAACGTCGCCAGCGTGGACGGCAGCTGGGCGGGCGGCATGCCGGTGCCGGTCGACTGCGTACCCGCCACGGCGGCGGAGGCTGCCGGTGCGGCGCCCGGGGCGACCGCCACCGAGGTCGTCCCGGCGGCGCGGACAGGGGCCGCACGGGTGGGCATCCGCTGGTCCGCCAGCAGCCGCGCGTGCAGGTCCTGCGCCCCGGCGCCGGGGTCGATGCCCAGATCGGCGGCGAGC
This window harbors:
- a CDS encoding AfsR/SARP family transcriptional regulator, which codes for MPGPPASTRVSVLGALHAAVDGREVDLGAPKQRAVLAVLALHAGEHVGHDVLIDATWGERAPASARGSVHTYVSGLRRALGADVVRRRATGYVLDLPPDAVDALRAERHAREARDAPDLPAALAALDAALALWRQGDALAGVPGPFAARQRTRLAQLRVRLLVERTEVVVATGTDAASLADAADRLASEVAAHPYDERLRCALMSALHGSGRTAAALEQYEDLRRTLAADLGIDPGAGAQDLHARLLADQRMPTRAAPVRAAGTTSVAVAPGAAPAASAAVAGTQSTGTGMPPAQLPSTLATFVGRSRELLEVLRLAGTPDGARVVTVVGVGGVGKTSLAVRAGHMLRDRFTDGQLYVNLRGFDPRHPPVTPSAALRQLLAALGVLSAPQQHEQLVALWRSMVADRRLLVVLDNAASTEQVEDLLPGSASCFVLVTSRDRLGGLAVRHGARCLPLTRFDPAEARELLEGTLGADVVAGEPDATRRLVELCDALPFALRIAAEQVDTGPGASIGAMVARLEDSRHRLDVLDLDDGPSASVRGVLATSTAALDDAQQRMLCLLAALPCQSTSVLASAALVDVDPPRAAQLLGELREHHLLDLSDGRYVMHDLTRAHAAELADALSDDERAAARDRLLTWYVCTLVANMRHRLLQFDPPATRHEVPVLVDDGSELLRWTLAELANITALLREGHAHGHHRLVWQLVVLLFETYYAAAGATEWLDVLRTGSRSARALGDTRAQAVLLNHESVACSRLGRNDASVARLREALRLLDGDRWWYRVSVVSNLASTLREAREYDAALAAAHEAHAAAVDLGDGYYQVASGDVLCELYAELGQWGPAVRHGEPALALARADRHRVLEANLLVNLGLAADGLGDHDTAQRRFARVLELCAGMGDRYHEALALFGLARVRAARDGPAGAPGARRDAERALERFRELGAEEAGAVQDFLARLWVDADDDARVDVHR